The genomic interval CGCCTGCCGATCCATTGAATCGCCGCCCGGGCAGCCGCCACACCACGCTGTCCGAACCATGTACCAGTGTCCTGTGTGTGGCCCTGCTCCGAGCGGTAGACGAGAACGACATACCTACCGGTTCCACTACAAACAGGTCACGCACCCTCGACAGACCAATGTGAGAGGGGTCACCCTGTCTTTCATCCACGCGGGGAGGCATGGATGGGCAGGAGCCGCAGAACACTTCCGGAGGAGCTTCTGCTGCTGGCGTTGGACCCGACCACGGGTACCACCGCACAGCCGCAGTCGCTCGACCTCGGTCTGGCCGGAGCGCAGCTAGTGGAGCTGGCGTTGGCCGGACGGATAGCCCCAGACGGGGATCGTATCGCCGTGGTAGCCCCACGGCCGACAGGAGATCCGACTTTGGACTGCGCGTTGGAGTTGCTGCGAAGGCGTGGCGCTCCCGTGCGGGCAGTGAACTGGATCGGCGGGCCGCGCCTTGGGCTCCGCCAGACCTACCTCTCGCATCTGGAGCGGTGCGGCATGGTGCATGCCGTGGCGGGTCAGATGTGCGGGGTGTTGCCGACGACTCGGTACCAGGCGACGGACAACGAGATCAGCCGGGAGATCAAGGCCCGACTGGACTCGGCGATCCGCACCGGCGTACCGCCGGACCCGCGGACCGCGGCGCTCGCCGCCCTGGCACACGCGGTCGGCCTCGGCAAGCACCTGTATCCGGGCAACGAGGGACGTTCCTCGCGCTCCCGGCTGCGGGACCTGATCAGGCACGACCCGATGGGCGGACTCGTCGCGCACGCCGTGATGGACGTCCAGAACGGCGTGGCCGCACAGCCACGTCGCAGCCCGGCACCGGCCGGCCGTCAGGCCGCCCCCGGAGCCAGGCCCGCGCCGGAACCCGCTCGCGGCGTTCCGATGCAACCGCGCCGAGGACCCATGGCGCGCGCCGTGGCTCACTGAGCCGCAGTCCCACGGCACGCACCGCCGGCAGCACGACCGCACCACGCACGACCCGCACCACTCGCACCACGCACCACTCAGCCGCCGCACCGTCAGTCCCCAAAAGACCGGTCCGGGAGCCGCTGGTCCGCGCGGGGCAGTGGAACCGTACGTCCGTACCTCGGGCGTCGCAGGGTTCCGCCGCCCCGCGCGGCCGCATGTTCGGGCCCCGCCCGCACTCCACGGCACCGAATGGTCCCCGACTGACGTGTACGCAGCGCATATCCACCGTTTCCCAGCGGTAATAAGCACCTTGGTGGCAGTCTGCTCAACAGCAGATACGCAAAGTCAAGAACGAGGCACGCAGCCGGAGGTGCACGTCCCGTGGCGTCCAATGTCAATCCCACCGTCAGGCGGCGCCGGCTGGGCCAGGAGCTGCGCAGGCTCCGCGAGCTCAAGGGCATGACGGCCGAAGAGGTGGCGGAGCGGCTGCTCGTGTCGCAGTCGAAGATCAGCCGGCTGGAGAACGGCCGGCGCAGCATCAGCCAGCGCGACGTCCGCGACCTGTGCGGGGTGTACGAGGTCGAGGACCAGCGAGTCGTCGAGTCCTTGATGCAGATGGCCAAGGACTCGCGGCAGCAGGGCTGGTGGCACGCGTTCGGGGACATCCCGTACAGCGTCTACATCGGTCTGGAGACCGACGCCGAGTCGCTGCGCGTCTACGAACCCCAGATCATCACCGGCCTGCTCCAGACCCGGCCGTACGCCGAGGCCATCGTGCGCGGTGGCGCGCCGGAGGCGACGGAGACGGAGAACGACAAGCGCGTCGAGGTACGGCTGCGCAGGCAGA from Streptomyces sp. CC0208 carries:
- a CDS encoding GPP34 family phosphoprotein codes for the protein MGRSRRTLPEELLLLALDPTTGTTAQPQSLDLGLAGAQLVELALAGRIAPDGDRIAVVAPRPTGDPTLDCALELLRRRGAPVRAVNWIGGPRLGLRQTYLSHLERCGMVHAVAGQMCGVLPTTRYQATDNEISREIKARLDSAIRTGVPPDPRTAALAALAHAVGLGKHLYPGNEGRSSRSRLRDLIRHDPMGGLVAHAVMDVQNGVAAQPRRSPAPAGRQAAPGARPAPEPARGVPMQPRRGPMARAVAH
- a CDS encoding helix-turn-helix transcriptional regulator, whose protein sequence is MASNVNPTVRRRRLGQELRRLRELKGMTAEEVAERLLVSQSKISRLENGRRSISQRDVRDLCGVYEVEDQRVVESLMQMAKDSRQQGWWHAFGDIPYSVYIGLETDAESLRVYEPQIITGLLQTRPYAEAIVRGGAPEATETENDKRVEVRLRRQSRVAAERDPLRLWVVLDEASLRRVVGSRQVMREQLEYLVEMSQQPHITVQVLPFDVGAHPGLSGQYSILEFSDAADSSVVYIEGVTSDLYLEKAHDVQKYTVMYEHLRAQALNVDQSRQLIEDIAKEYAREYAR